In the Acidobacteriota bacterium genome, TCGCCAGGCCGGTGCCGGGCGCACGCCGGTGCTCGTGGACGACGGCGAGCGCGCCAAGAACATCGCCACGGTCTCGCGCGTCCACGATGCTCTGGTCAAGGCCGGCGCCGATCGCGCCACGGTCGTCATTGCCGTCGGCGGCGGTGTCATCGGCGACCTGGTCGGGTTTGCCGCCGCCACCTACCTCCGCGGCATCCGCGTCGTCCATGTGCCGACGACGTTGCTGGCGCAGGTGGACAGCGCCATCGGCGGCAAGACCGGCGTCAATCACGCCCTCGGCAAGAACCTGATTGGGTCGTTCCACGCCCCGAGCCTGGTGGTGGCGGATCCGGTCGTGCTGGGCACGTTGCCACGCCGCGAGTTCAGGGCCGGCCTCTACGAGGTGATCAAGTACGGCGTGATCGCTGAACCGGCGCTACTGGATCGCATTCGCACGACCTTGCCGGCCATCTTCGCGCGCGAGGCCGGCGCCGTGGAGCCGCTGGTTGCCGCGTCCTGCCGCATCAAGGCACAGGTGGTCACGGCCGACGAACACGAAGGCGGCCTGCGGCGCATCCTGAACTTCGGCCACACGGTGGGCCATGCTTTGGAAGCGGCGACGAAGTACAAGCGGTTCCG is a window encoding:
- the aroB gene encoding 3-dehydroquinate synthase encodes the protein MPPTRIGVTAAAGAYSVVIGANTIDALGRELDDAGLGPRRILVSSPRVWDLHGKRFRQAGAGRTPVLVDDGERAKNIATVSRVHDALVKAGADRATVVIAVGGGVIGDLVGFAAATYLRGIRVVHVPTTLLAQVDSAIGGKTGVNHALGKNLIGSFHAPSLVVADPVVLGTLPRREFRAGLYEVIKYGVIAEPALLDRIRTTLPAIFAREAGAVEPLVAASCRIKAQVVTADEHEGGLRRILNFGHTVGHALEAATKYKRFRHGEAVGYGMLAALSLGAARGVTPPDLYDEVLDLITHLGPLPPVSDISSKEALAAMGRDKKVVAGTLHFVAATGRGETTTLTDVTAKELKAALKKLGLRS